The Candidatus Poribacteria bacterium genome includes the window AGGGCGAACGCATGCACGGTGTCAATATCTCCAGCAAACCACCGCACGCAATCTATGGCGTGAGCACCTCCGCCAAAGAGAAAATCCTGCGGTGCCGTAACCCGCCACGGCGTGATTTCACAGACCCTGCGGATATCATGGACATAGCCGGTATCGATCAGCGTTATTTCGCCTAGATTGCCTTTATCAAAGGCGCGACGTGCTGACACGATTTTCGGAAGGTGACGCCAGGTCATCGCTGCAACGAATTTAAGTCTCGTTCGATCCACTAGATGGACCAATCGCTCACAATCCGCCATGGTGGTCACCATCGGTTTGGTGCATATAACATGTTTTCCGGCCTCTAGTGCCGCCGCCGCATGTTCGCCGTGCAGGTGGTCGGGGGTGAAAACGCCGACAACATCAACGTCAGACCGCGATAGCAGCTGTTGATAGTCCTCGGTGACACATCCGATCCCATAATCCTCATGTGCAAGTTTTAGAAGTGCTGGATCTTTGTCCGCCACCGCGCACACCTTTATTGGGCTATCGGCGTTCTGATTCAAAAGCAGGGCACCCTTGCCGACTCCTAACCCGATGATACCCAATCCGAGCGCTGACATTTCGATTATGTCTCCTTGACTTTTTCCTTGAATTCACGGATCGACTTTTCCAGTTCATCGTCCTCTACGCTGTGATGGACAAAAAAGCTCCACATCCCTCGGGTCGATTTCTCAGCATTTGGACATGATCCGGAAACATACTGCACGTAGTCAGGCAGCGGCACGCCGACGGAAGTTCGCCTCATCGCTTGCATGCGCTGGTACTCTACTTCAATGTAGTTAATCTCACCTCTGCACCCTAGTGATTCGGGTCCCCATACCGGATACAGCCAGTAGTTGGGTTGGGTCTCTGGATAGACATACGCCAGCCGCACATTCGGGACGTTACACAGTTCGGTCTCAATCCTTTTAACAAGTTCCCGCCGCCGGGCGTTAAACCGGTCAATCTTTTCCAACTGAGCAAATGCTACCGCACCCTGAAGCTCACTAAAACGGAAATCGTGACCAAACGAGAAGTGTCCCCGCGTTGGCAAACCGTTGACAGGTTTCGCTTCAGGTCGTTCCAAGTCGTACAGATACCACGGCATCCCGGAGTTCGAGAACTCTGTCGCCCGTTTATAGAATTCTGGATCGTCTGTGGCAATCATTCCTCCTTCGCCCGACGTGATATGCTTCGATTGCTGCATGGAGAAGCAGGCAACATCACCGATGGTGCCGACTTTGCGCCCCTTGTAGTAGGCATCGTAGGACTGCGAGCAGTCCTCCACAACCTTCAGGTTGTGTTTCTTGGCGACAGCCATAATCTCGCTCATCATCGCCGGTTGACCGTACAGATGGACAACAATAATAGCGCGTGTCCGCGGCGTAATGCACGCTTCAATTCCCTCGGATGAAATAATCTGTGTCCTCGGATCTATATCGGCAAACACAGGAACGCAGCCAATTGCAACGACTGGGAAAGATACGAAAATCGGTGCGACAGCCGGACAGATTATTTCGTCGCCTACATCTAACCCTAGACTGGCGTAAGCCGTTGTATTGGCACTGGTGCCTGAGTTTACGGCGTGGACATATTTCCGACCCAGATGTTCTCCAAATGCTTCCTCAAATCTCGGAACGAAATTGCTTCGTCCCCACCGCCATGCGTCTTGACTTTCGATGACCTCTTGTAGATAGGTCAGTTCCTCTTCCCCAAAGCAGTTTCTTGGCATGTCGATCCCCCTCTTTCATGAAGTTGTTATTGTAGGAGATGATGCAATGTTCTTTCGCATACTTTATCAGAACGCTTCCTTTCAGTCAATCCGAAATTGTCAATAGGACCATTTAATTCCTTCACAGTTCGATCTCCCGG containing:
- a CDS encoding Gfo/Idh/MocA family oxidoreductase, encoding MSALGLGIIGLGVGKGALLLNQNADSPIKVCAVADKDPALLKLAHEDYGIGCVTEDYQQLLSRSDVDVVGVFTPDHLHGEHAAAALEAGKHVICTKPMVTTMADCERLVHLVDRTRLKFVAAMTWRHLPKIVSARRAFDKGNLGEITLIDTGYVHDIRRVCEITPWRVTAPQDFLFGGGAHAIDCVRWFAGDIDTVHAFALNSSVIPDYPIEDTWILNLKFASGALGRVSVICSAVNSPPEAHQRLVIYGTKGTLTGLDLGMDGVLERETLSAEPSANKERLIEGHANELLLYCHKMAHWVLEDKEPTPSVRDGARVVAVALAAHESLSTGQTVKVRNDF
- a CDS encoding DegT/DnrJ/EryC1/StrS family aminotransferase, with amino-acid sequence MPRNCFGEEELTYLQEVIESQDAWRWGRSNFVPRFEEAFGEHLGRKYVHAVNSGTSANTTAYASLGLDVGDEIICPAVAPIFVSFPVVAIGCVPVFADIDPRTQIISSEGIEACITPRTRAIIVVHLYGQPAMMSEIMAVAKKHNLKVVEDCSQSYDAYYKGRKVGTIGDVACFSMQQSKHITSGEGGMIATDDPEFYKRATEFSNSGMPWYLYDLERPEAKPVNGLPTRGHFSFGHDFRFSELQGAVAFAQLEKIDRFNARRRELVKRIETELCNVPNVRLAYVYPETQPNYWLYPVWGPESLGCRGEINYIEVEYQRMQAMRRTSVGVPLPDYVQYVSGSCPNAEKSTRGMWSFFVHHSVEDDELEKSIREFKEKVKET